A genome region from Brassica oleracea var. oleracea cultivar TO1000 chromosome C2, BOL, whole genome shotgun sequence includes the following:
- the LOC106322814 gene encoding uncharacterized protein LOC106322814: MCSLTIQFSLLQSLSRPSSSFSHNLEPKLSTSSVSFPLKMKSRICNKSLVLRVKSYGSSNNQPSDSSAEFTPPSGNLPKTRRDILLEYVQNVKPEFMELFVKRAPKHVVDAMRQTVTNMIGTLPPQFFAVTVTSVAENLAQLMMSVLMTGYMFRNAQYRLELQQSLEQVALPEPRDKRADDQDYAPGTQKNVSGEVIRWNNISGPEKIDAKKYIELLEAEIEELNRQVGRKSANEQNEILELLKSLEPQNLKELTNTAGEDVAVAMNAFIKRLLAVSDTDPKQMKTNVTETSATDLAKLLYWLMVVGYSIRNIEVRFDMERVLGTNAKLAELPPGEII; this comes from the exons ATGTGCTCGTTAACGATTCAGTTCTCGCTCTTGCAATCACTATCTCGCCCCTCCTCGTCATTTTCTCACAACCTTGAACCTAAACTCTCTACTTCCTCTGTGAGCTTTCCTCTGAAGATGAAGTCGAGAATTTGCAATAAAAGTTTGGTTCTGAGAGTTAAGTCTTATGGTTCTTCAAATAATCAGCCTTCTGATTCCTCTGCAGAGTTCACACCTCCCAGTGGCAACCTG CCCAAAACCAGGAGGGATATTTTACTGGAGTATGTTCAGAATGTGAAACCTGAGTTTATGGAGTTGTTCGTTAAACGCGCGCCTAAACAT GTGGTTGATGCAATGCGACAGACTGTGACAAATATGATTGGAACGCTACCTCCGCAGTTTTTTGCCGTTACAGTCACCTCT GTTGCTGAAAACCTTGCACAGTTGATGATGAGCGTATTGATGACCGGATACATGTTCAGAAACGCTCAATATCGTCTTGAATTGCAACAAAGTTTAGAGCAGGTTGCTCTTCCTGAACCACGCGATAAAAGG GCGGATGATCAAGACTATGCACCTGGGACTCAAAAGAATGTATCAGGGGAAGTGATCAGATGGAATAACATTTCTGGTCCCGAGAAAATTGATGCGAAAAAGTATATCGAGCTTCTGGAAGCAGAGATCGAAGAACTCAACCGTCAAGTAGGGAGAAAATCTGCGAATGAGCAGAACGAAATTTTGGAGCTTCTAAAATCTCTCGAGCCTCAAAATCTTAAG GAGCTTACAAACACTGCAGGCGAAGATGTTGCTGTGGCTATGAATGCGTTTATCAAGCGGCTTCTAGCTGTGTCGGACACAGATCCAAAGCAAATGAAG ACGAATGTGACAGAGACAAGCGCAACGGACCTTGCAAAATTGTTGTATTGGCTAATGGTGGTTGGTTATAGCATTCGCAATATTGAGGTCCGGTTTGATATGGAACGTGTGCTTGGTACTAATGCGAAGCTCGCAGAGCTGCCTCCTGGTGAAATTATTTGA